In Candidatus Brocadiaceae bacterium, one DNA window encodes the following:
- the holA gene encoding DNA polymerase III subunit delta, protein MAGRAWKALELDARLAEVVAAPVFVLSGDDDGLRSHCLGVLKSALAPADSPGSTVRVFEGPASAREVFEELRTIPFLGLAGRRVVVVERGDAFLQAHWPPLLRFLQKPSADGRLILCVGRLNPNSPPRGSGARGDAQADRAADWRTLMGLMASEGVVIDCARLTWQDAKAWVRTYAESLGGNVTPRGADALVEALGPNLPALRTEVDKLCTRAGTSAVTEREVEAMASQGRSRSAFDLAEAVARADAPAALQLCGRLMLQGESREAIVAVLALQLRRLWQIKRFRQAGLSEQEAGRRANTPAFAVRRALRVVGSLSEGRFARQIALLAEADAESKAASLRTQEEQVWLEGLLVRLCRA, encoded by the coding sequence ATGGCCGGCAGGGCCTGGAAGGCGCTCGAGCTGGACGCGCGGCTCGCGGAGGTCGTGGCGGCGCCGGTCTTCGTGCTGTCGGGGGACGACGACGGCCTGCGCTCGCACTGCCTGGGGGTTCTGAAGTCCGCGCTGGCGCCGGCGGATTCGCCCGGCAGCACCGTGCGGGTATTCGAGGGGCCGGCCTCGGCCCGCGAGGTGTTCGAGGAACTGCGCACGATCCCGTTCCTGGGCCTGGCGGGCCGTCGGGTGGTCGTCGTTGAGCGGGGCGATGCCTTCCTCCAGGCGCATTGGCCGCCGCTGCTGCGCTTCCTGCAGAAGCCGTCCGCGGACGGGCGGCTGATCCTGTGCGTCGGCCGCCTGAACCCGAACTCGCCCCCGCGCGGCTCCGGCGCCAGGGGCGATGCTCAGGCAGACCGGGCGGCGGACTGGCGGACGCTCATGGGCCTGATGGCGTCGGAGGGCGTGGTGATCGACTGCGCCCGGCTGACGTGGCAGGACGCCAAGGCGTGGGTGCGGACCTACGCCGAGAGCCTGGGCGGCAACGTGACGCCGCGCGGGGCCGACGCCCTGGTGGAGGCGTTGGGGCCGAACCTGCCGGCCCTGCGCACCGAGGTGGATAAGTTGTGCACGCGGGCCGGCACGTCGGCCGTGACCGAACGCGAGGTCGAGGCGATGGCCTCGCAGGGGCGCAGCCGTTCGGCCTTCGACCTGGCCGAGGCGGTGGCTCGGGCCGACGCCCCGGCCGCACTGCAGTTGTGCGGTCGGCTCATGCTGCAGGGCGAGAGCCGGGAGGCCATCGTGGCCGTCCTGGCCCTGCAACTGCGTCGACTCTGGCAGATCAAGCGATTCCGTCAGGCCGGGCTGAGCGAACAGGAAGCGGGCCGACGCGCCAATACGCCGGCGTTCGCCGTTCGCCGGGCGTTGCGGGTGGTCGGTTCACTGTCGGAGGGGCGATTCGCGCGGCAGATCGCCCTGCTCGCGGAAGCCGATGCGGAGTCGAAGGCCGCATCCCTGCGGACGCAGGAGGAGCAGGTGTGGCTGGAGGGCCTGCTGGTCCGGCTGTGCCGTGCCTGA